The DNA sequence CACAGCACGGAGATGGCCATCAAATGCGCGCCGGGGCTCGACTACTCCGGGTGGGAAGGGTTGGTCAGCATCGCCAGCGTCGATGGCGGGGTGAAGGAGGCGTGCCTCTACACCCCGGGATTGGCCGGTGCGGAGACGCGCGAGGCGGTAATTATTCACCACGGAGAGGTCGATCGGATCACCGATCTCGAGCCGGATGATGTCACAGCCGGCGCCCCAGGCAAGTACCTCATCGACCCGGACGGGGCCGTGGTGCGCGCCGGGCTCGTGCGGCATTATGCCCACCGGGAGGGGCTGTGGATGCTCGATGAGCGCATCGCCTACCTCACCGGCGATCGCATTCCGGCTGGTAGAAGCGGTTTCCAGATCGTGGAGGTCGTTGCGTTGAAAAAGCTCAAAGCCGCGCTGCAGGCACATGATGCGGGAAGCGTGGAAATCCTCGTCCGCGGCGTCAATGTCGACCCGGATGTCTTGCGCAAGAAGCTCAAACTCACGGGCTCGCAGCCGATGGCGGTGGTGTGCACGCGGATCGGTCGGCAGGGAGTGGCTCTGATCTGCCATGCTCGACAGGCGTAGGATGCACCTCTAAACCCCTTGATAGAAAGGTGACACAACCCGATGCCCACCATCGTCGCGCTGGTTAAGCACGTGCCCGATACCTGGTCGCTCAAGACCCTGGAAGGTGACAACACCCTCGACCGTGTCAACGTTGACTCTGTTATTGATGAGATCAATGAATACGCCATGGAGCTGGCGCTGCAGTTGCGCGATGCTCAGGAAGGCTACCGCGTCGTCGCCCTCACTGTCGGCCCGGATGGCGCTGATGAGGCGTTGCGCAAGGCGCTGGCCATGGGGGCCGATGACGCCGTGCATGTCCGCGATGAGGCCATCGCCGGTTCCGATGTCATGGGCACCACGTGGATTATCACCAACGCCCTCAACACCATCGACGATGTGGCGATTATTGTCGCCGGAAATTCCTCCTCCGATGGTGCGATGGGCGCTCTCCCGGGCATTTTGGCGGAATACCGCCAGGTCCCCGCGTTGACCAACGTCCGCTCGGCAACCCTTGATGGTTCGACCGTGACGGCCGTGCGGGAGTCCGCGGAGGGCCACTACGAGCTGTCGGCGCCGCTGCCGGTCATCCTCTCCGTGACAGATAAGGCCGCCAAGCCGCGCTTCCCCAACTTCAAGGGCCTCATGGCAGCGAAGAAGCACGAGATCACCGTGCTCGACCTCGCGGCCATCGGTGTCGCCCCGGAGCAGGTGGGCCTGGCGCATTCCTCCACCGCGGTCACCGCTGCCACGACCCGACCGGCGCGCACTGCGGGCGAGGTTATCCGTGGAGACGACACTGCCGCTCAGATCGCTGAGTATCTCGTCGCCGAGAAGTTCCTCTAATCCTCGACCACTCTAAGGAGCCACATCACCATGTCTACTGTTTATGTCCTGGTCGAGCCGAACTCTCCCGTCACCGCTGAGCTGATCACGGCCGCGCGGGTGCTCGGCGAGGTCACCGCCGTTACCACCGATCAGGCCGCCGCACCGGAGCTCGCTGAGTTGGGCGCCACCACCGTCGTCGTGGCGACCGCGCCCGACGCCGACACCCGGCTTATCCTCCCGCAGGTCGATGCCCTGTCCATGTTGGCCGCCGGCAACCCCGGCCCCATTGTCATCGCCGCTGGTCCGACTGGCAATGAGATCGCCGGTCGTCTCGCCGCCCGCCTCGCCTCCGGCGTGCTTTGCGACGTCGTCGGGATCAACGCCGATCGCACCGCCGCGCAGTCCGTGTTCGGCGATTCCGTGCAGGTCTCTGCGGCCGTTGGCGGTGCGAGCCCCATCTACACCCTGCGTCCCGGCGCGGTCGAGCCCGCCCCGATCCCGGCGGCTGGCACGGTGTCTTTGCTGCAGCTGCCCGCTGCCACCGCCAAGGATGCGGTGGTCACCTCCTTCACCCCGGCGGAGCGGGGCGACCGTCCCGAGCTCGCCCAGGCGAAAATCGTCATTGCTGGTGGCCGCGGCGTGGGATCGGCCGAGGGCTTCACCGACCTCGTGGAGAAGCTGGCCGATGCCCTCGGCGGCGCCGTCGGCGCGACGCGCGATGCCGTCGATTTGGAGTACTACGACGGTGCCTACCAAATCGGCCAGACTGGCGTCACCGTGTCCCCGGATCTCTACATCGGCCTGGGTATCTCGGGCGCGATTCAGCACACCTCGGGCATGCAGACCGCCCGCAAGATCGTGGTCATCAACAACGATGAGGATGCCCCGATTTTCCAGATCGCGGACCTGGGCATCGTCGGCGATGTCAATGAGATCGTTCCCGCCCTCGTCGCGGAGATCGCCGCCCGCCGCTCATGACGCACTTTCTCGACCACGCCGCCACCATGCCAATGCGCCAGGTGGCCATCGATGCCTGGGTCACCCATGCCCAGGCACTGAATCCGGGTAGCCAATATGGTTCGGGTCGGCAGGCGCGCAGCGTGTTGGACACGGCCCGCGAGCGCATCGCCGAGCTGCTCGGGGCCGATCCGATCGAGGTCATCTTCACCGCCTCGGGCACGGAGGCCGACAACCTCGCCGTCACCGGGTTGTACGCGGCGAGCCCGCTGGATCGCATCATCACCACCCCGATTGAGCATCCGGCGGTCTTGGCCACCGTCCGGGCTACGGGTGCCACCGTGGACCTGCTGCCGGTGGATGCCGGCGGACACGTCCATGACCTCTCGCTGTTGGACACCCCGGCCGCCCTGGTCGCCTGCATGTGGGCCAACAACGAAACGGGCGCGATCCAGCCGGTCGCCTCGATCGTCGAGGCGGCGGGGGAGACCCCGGTTCATGTGGATGCCGTCCAGGTCGCCGGGCGCCTGCCCATCGATTTCCACGCTCTCGGTGCCACCACCTTGGCGGCCAGTGCCCACAAGTTCGGCGGTCCACGCGGTGCGGGCCTGCTGCTCACTCGTCGCTCGCCGGCCCCGCTGCCGGTTCTCCACGGCGGCGGACAGGAGCGGGGCATTCGTCCCGGCACCCTCGATGTCGCTTCCGCCGCCGCCATCGCCGCAGCGTTGGAGGAGGCCGTGGGCGAGATGGATGCCGAGATCCTGCGCCTGTCAGGGCTCCGCGATCGCCTGCGCTCCGGGATCTGCGAGCTCGTCCCCGACGTCATCGTTCACACCGCGGAGCCCGCCCTTCCCGGGCACCTGCACCTATCGTTTCCCGGGGCGGAGGGCGATAGTCTCATCATGCTGCTCGACCAGGCGGGGATCGAGGCCTCCACTGGATCGGCCTGCTCCAGCGGCGTCAACCGCGCCAGCGATGTCTTGCTGGCAGCCGGGGTCAGCGACTATGTGGCCCGTGGCGCCGTGCGCTTTACCCTCGGGCGCGAGACGACCGATGAGACTGTTGACGCCGTGCTCGCCGTCATCGCGGACGTGGTGTCCCGCGCCCGCCTCGCCGGGATGGCCGGCTAGCTCGCCGTTTCCTCTTCGCGCTGGGAGGCCGCCCACACCCGGATGGCCTCCATCGCGTCCTTGGCCTTGAGCTGGGGCAGATAGCAGCTGGACACCGCCAGGCCGATGGCCGGCAGCGAGAGTTCATCGCGGTAGCACAAGAACCACGAGTGGTGCTCGGGGTGGAACTTGTATTTTGAGGCGGCCAGGGAGCGGAAGCCGTAGAGCGGCTCCATGGTCTCGCCGACTTTGTCCAAGGTGACGTCGAGAAGCCCGCGGGACTCGGCCACCTCGGAGGTTGCCAGCGGGGCGCCGGAGAGCGAGATCCACTGGAGCCCTTCCGCCGCGGCAATGAGCAGGGCCTCGGCCAGCAGGTATTCGATGACGGGCCGGAAGCCCTCGGCATTGCGGCGCATCACATCGAGGGTGTAGCCGACCACGTGGCCCTTCTCGTAGACGGGCAGCCAGCTGGTAATGCCGTGGAGGGTGCCGTCCTCGCCCACGGCGAGCAACATCTTGGTCCCGTCGATTCCCAGCTCGGGGACTGCACCGAGCGTGAAGCCCATCTCGGGCAGGGATTTTTCTGATACCCACTGCTCGGACAGCTCGATGATCTTCTCGCGCAGTTCCGGGCCCGCGTCCTCCCACGTTGTCCAGACGGTGGAGATGCCCTCTTTGGGCGCGCGGTTTCGGGCGGTGCGGATGTTCTGGAATTTCTTGCCCTTGAACTCGGTGTCGGCGGTGGACAGGATTGATTCCTCGGCCACGTGCACCTGTTGGAATCCGCGGGAGGAGCGCTCCTCGGCGAAATCGGCCGACACGGAGTACCAGGCGGGCTGCCAACCTTGGGAGGTGGCGAAGGTTTCGAATTGGTCCGCGACCTCGTCCCGGTTGCCCTCGGCTCCGACGATGGGGCCGCCGACGGTCACCGCGATGCCGTTGTGCACCCGGTAGGCGACATAGCCGTCCTCGGCGAACCAGTATTGGTTGTTGTCCCACAGGGTCATCCAGGACAGGTGGTCGCCGGTGCCGGACTCGAGGATCTGCTGCGCGCGGGCCTGGTCAGCGGCGGTTGAGCGGTTGGGTACGCTCATGAGCAATCGGTAGAGCGCGTAGGCGGTGACCAGCCAGAATACGACCCCGACCCAGCTGTACAGCGCCCACGTGGCCGAGGTGGTGGGGATGAGATAGTAGGTGTAGAGCTGCCCCAGCGCCGGCGGGAGGAAGCGGTTGGGCAATTCCTCGAACGCGAGCGCCCAGGTCGCGGTCGTGTGGAAGCCGCCACGCAGCACCATGGCACCGATGAGCCAGGCCGCGGCAGTGAGCACCCAGGTGCCGACGACGAGGCCTGCACCGCGGGCGAGACGCGAGACGTCGATACGCACGGCGAACAGTCGACGGGTGAGGATGAGCAGGAGAGTGACCAGCAGCCACGGTGCCACGATGAGGAGCAGGTTGATAATGAGCAGGGCTCCGTCGGGCGCGTCGCTGAGCAGGTAGAGCTGGTTGAGGACGGCGAACATGGTGACCAGCTGGGCGGCGATGGACAGCCACCAAGCGAGGCGTCGTCCGCGCATGAGGCCAAGCGCGATGACGACCTGCAGGATCAGGGGCATGAGGTTGGCCAGCAGGGAACCGAAGCCGGATTGCTGGAGCATGAGGATGGCATCGGTGCATTCGCGGCTGCTGCTGTCCAACGCGCAGAGGAAGTAGGCCTGGTCCTCGGAGATGTCCGGCTGCCAGATGAAGGATGTCACTGCTGCGAACGGACCCTCCGCCCGGGGGTTGAGCCCGGCGAGGACGGGGCCGAGCGAGGCGGCGATGACGATGACGGTGACGAGGATGCGGCCCTCACGCAGGGAGACAGACATGGAGGGGCGGGTGCGGCCTTGGAACCATAGCCGCCCGGCGAGAATGCCGCCGATGGTGGCGATCCAGGCGACGACATCGGACAGCGTCCCGGTGAAGAGCAGCAAGGTGGTGGCGAGGGTGACCAGGATGAGCCGGGTGCGGCGGCGCCACAGCAGCGGCATAGCGCCCGAGGCGACGGCCAGGGTGCCGAAGATCCACGGGGAGGGGGAGAGGAACGTATCTTGCAGCAGCTCGGTACCCCAGTGGTTGAGGCCGGTGCTATCGATCGGGGCGGCAAGGACGACGCCCAGGGGGGTGGCGATGGCGTAGGACGCCAACGCCACGAGCGCGAAACGCCGGGTACCCAGGACCCGCTCGGCGGGCAGGGCGAAGGCGAGGATGCCCAAGGTGGCCAGCAGTGCCCCGCCGCGTGTCGACGCCGTCAATCCTGCCGTCAGCAGGTGCGTATCCAGAAGGTAGAGAGGTCGGCTGATGCCCAAGGTGGCCAGGAGATCATCGGTGTTGGGGCCGACCATCTCCCGGAGGATCCACAACACGGCCAGCAACAGAAGGCTCAGGGGGGCGAAGCGAAAGGTCTTTCCGACCTGACGGAGGGCATACTGCAGTTTTTCTTTCATACCAGTTCGTCTCTCGGGGTTATAGGCCACCGCGCTGGGCGGCCCACTCGAAGGTCTCTACCAATGCCACGCGCCACACCTGATAGGAGTGTCCGCCGGGGACCGTCTCATACGTGGTGGTCATTCCGGCTTTCTGCGCGAGATCGTTGAGGTGCTGCAGGGCTTCCTCTGCGGATGGGTCATCCTCACCGGCGACGAAGCGGCCCTGAGTAGTGGGGTAGCGGTTGTTGGCCAGCAGGGTTGCCGGGTTAACGGCGTCGAAGGCGGCCTCGTCACCGCCGAACAGGGTGTCAATGGTTTGTTGGCGAGTCCCCAGCGACGGCTCGGCCTGGCCGGAAAAATCGAGGAAGGAGCCGTAAGAGTCGGGGTGATTGGTCACAATCTGCAAGGCACAGGTGCCGCCGTAGCTCAAGCCGCCGATGGTCCAGCGCGACTGGTCAGCGACGACGCGGAACTTCTCCTTGACCATCTGCGGAACCTCACTAGACAGGTAGGTGTCCACCTTGTCCTTGGGCCCATCCACGCAACCCGGATTGCCGGTGAGTGATCCGGTGGCATCGACACTGATGACGATGGGGGAGAGACCGTCATGGGTGGACTGGTAGTCATCCGCGGTCTGCGAGGCCTCGCCCGCGCCGAACCATTGCGCCGGCTTGCCGGGATTACCCGCCAGAAGGACTAAAACGGGCAGCTCGCGGTCCGGCTTCGACCAATAGGCCGGCGGGACGTACGCCATGGCGTCGCGGGCGGCGAACCCGGGCGTGTGCATCGGCACAGTAACCAACGCACCGACTTCCCGGTCATTGACCGTGGGGGCAACCTGTTGGTTACGGAACTGATCGTAGGTCATCTCGACGGTCACGGGAATGGGATTGAGCGAGCGCAGCGTGGGGTACTGCTGGTAAATCACATTGGCCACCGCCCCGGCGTTGACCAGAGCAATGATCGCGAGAATACCCACCAGCCAGCGCCGCTGAACGATGGCGCACACCAGGACAAAGACGGCCGCCGACCCCGCGACGTACACCACCGCCGGGACCTTGTCTGGGAACGGATGCCACAGCTTTTCCAAGACGAACCAGACGATGACGCCGGTGAGGGCCGAACCGATGAGCGGATACCAGCGGGGCTTGCCCAACAGCGCAACCAGGGTGGTCACCACCGCGATGACCGCGATAAAGATTTGGGCAGTGGTGTCAGTTAGCGACACCAGAGGCAAGTGAATCATGGGCTTTAGTATGCGGCACCGAACATATTCCCGCGCTATCGACGGGCGAACTATCTGAAAATTCTTAAGTTTTGAACAGGGAGCAAGGACTACACTCGCTCCCGTGCCTTCACTCTTGGGATTGGTCCCCCGGCTCTTGCCGCGACCCCGCGCGACGTCGGACGGGGATCGCGTCGTGGTGTTATTACACGGCACCGGCTCCGAACCAGGTGTATTCCACAAGCTTGCCCGTGCCTTGCGCGCCCATGACATCCGCCCGCTTGCCCTGGCCTATGGCCGGCGCGGCACCGAAGACCTCGACCGCTCCGTGGAGGACATCGAACGTCAATTGCTCCAGATTGAGGCCCCGACCTTCGACATCGTCGGGCACTCTCTCGGTGGGTTGCTGGCCCTGAGGCTTGCGCACCGCCCCGCTCTGCGCGGCAGGATTGGAACGATCGTGGGCCTGGGCGCCGCCTGGCGCGGCGTTCCCGATCACGGGAGCCATCGCCTGACAAAAAAGGTGCTGGGCGAGTCCTTTGTCCAGGTCAAAACCGCTGAGCCTTTCCCCGCCGAGGTCCCGGAGGGAGTCACGATCGTCTCTATCGTCTCTGACGCGGACAAGGTCGTGCCCTCGTGGTCATCACGCCTGGGGCACGTCATTGAGCTCACCGGCGTCAGTCACAGCCGCCTTCTGCATGAGGTCCCGGTCGTTTTGGCCTCACTCGGGGTGCGGGCGCGCCCCTGAGAAAAACGCCCTCGTCCACGCCTCGTCTTTGTACTGGGCGGGAACCGCGCCACCGAGCAGGCGCCGGGCCAGCGCCCCCTCCCCGGGAAGCTCCGCATCTGAGCCCAGCAAAATGATGTTGCCGTAGCGGCGGCCTTTGAGCATCGCCGGATCAGCGATGACGGCGACGTGCTCGAACACCTCCGCCATGCCCGCCAACTCCGCCTTCGCATTGCTCAAATCAGGATGGTCGCCGCAGTTGGCCACGTACAACCCACCTGCCGAAAGGGAGGTGTTGACGGCGCGGAAGAACGACGGCGTCGATAAGCTTTGTGGCGTGACGGCGCCGGAAAAGACGTCCCGGATGATGATGTCCCGGCTGGCGGGATGAAACCCACGAGTAACCTCGCCGGCCTCACCGACGCGGATCTTCACCGTCGGGGCACGCGGGATGTCGAACCATTCGCGCACGTAAGCCGCCAATTTGGCATCGAGCTCCACCACCGTGTGCCGCGAGCTCGGCCACACATGCGCTAAGTAGCGGGCCATGGAGCAGGCCGCCCCACCAAGGTGCGTGACCCGGACCGAGGAAGGATCGGACACGACATCCTCGATGATCGCGGCCATCCACCGCATGTACTCGAAATCGAGCTGATCAGGCCGGCCGATCTGAATATGCGATGACGGCACGCCGTTGACCATGAGGGTCCAGGCATCCGGGTAAAAGTCATCCGGCACCAACTCAGCCGTGCCGGTGGAGATCTCATAGCTCCCCGTCGGCTTGTTTCGCGTTCTGCCCATGGCTGCCGAGTTTAGAGCAGGGAGTATTACACTGTGGGATCTGTACTCGATAGCGGGCAGGAAAATAGGGCACGAATATACGGAAGGAAACAATGCGCGTTCTGGTAGCGATGAGTGGCGGAGTCGATTCCTCGGTGGCCGCCGCCCGCATGGTGGAAGCGGGGCACGACGTCGTGGGCGTCCACCTCGCACTGTCACGCGATCCGCAGGCAGTGCGTGAATCCTCCCGTGGTTGCTGTTCGCTCGAGGATTCAGCCGATGCGCGCCGGGTGTGCGACAAGCTGGGTATCCCTTTCTATGTGTGGGACTTTTCCGATCGCTTCCAGGCCGACGTCATCGATGATTTCGTCGCCTCCTATGAGGTGGGGGAGACCCCGAACCCCTGCCTGCGCTGCAACGAGAAGATCAAGTTTGCCGCGCTCCTCGAACGGGGCTTGGCCTTGGGGTTTGATGCCGTGGCTACCGGCCACTACGCCTCCATCGATGCCGATGGTCACCTGCGCCGTTCCACCGATCCCGACAAGGATCAGTCCTATGTCCTTGGTGTGCTCACTCGCCACGAACTCGAGCATTGCCTCTTTCCCATCGGGGATACGCCCAAGCCGCTCATCCGCGAGGAGGCCGCCCGCCACGGCTTTTCCACGGCGTCGAAGCCCGATTCCTATGACATTTGCTTCATCCCCGACGGCAACACCCAAGCCTTCCTCGGCGCGCGCATCGGCGTTCGTCCCGGCCTCATCGTGGACACATCGGGAACGCCGTTGAAGGAGCACGACGGCGCCTGGAACTACACCATCGGACAACGTAAGGGCCTTGACCTGCGCAACCCGGCCGACGATGGTCGCCCGCGTTACGTCACGGATATCGACGCCGCCACCGGCACCGTCACCGTCGGGCCCCGCGCCGCGCTTGCCGTCACCGGAATCACCGCCGACCGGCTCAAGGTGCTGCACCCGGCCATGACCGGATCCTTGGACGCGATCGTGCAGGTCCGGGCCCATGGTGGCATCGCTGCCTGCCGCGCCGTCATCGACGGCGACACCATGACGCTGACCTTGGACAGCCCGTTGCAGGGTGTTGCGCGCGGCCAGGCCGCAGTACTGTACCTGCCCGACCCGGACGGGGACATTGTCCTCGGGTCCGGAACGATCAGCGGCACCCGATGACCGCGTATGGCTTGGGCGTCCTCCCCGGCACCTCGCTTATCGACGCCGCCGATGTCATCATCTCCGAAACCGGCCAGCTTCCGCACATCCCCCAACTTCCCGCCCGCGGGATCAGCTCCGATGCGGTCGGCCGCACGGCCGCCCTGCTCGAATCAGTAAGCGTCGATCGGGGACCCCGCTCCTGGATCCTCACTGACCGCCCCCAGCTGCTCACCCGACGCGTCGAGGACCAACTATCCCGCGACCTCGATGGCTGCGAAGAGGCCTGGGGTACCACTCTGGAGACGGTCAAGGTGCAGGTCACAGGCCCCTGGACGTTGGCCGGTTCCATCGAATTGGCCAACGGTCACCGCGTGCTCACCGATGGCGGCGCTCTCCGCGATCTCGCGGATGCCCTCATCGAGGGAATTCGCACCCACATGGCCGATGTCCACCGTCGGTTCGGAGCCGAGGTCATCGTGCAGCTGGATGAGCCGTTGCTGCCGATTGTCAACGTCGGCATGCCCGGCGCTTCCGACTTCCACCCCGTCCGCCCCGTCCACGCCAAGGACCTCGCCGAGCTGCTGTCCCGAGTCGTGGGGGGAGTACCGGGTCCGGTCTATCTCAACCAGACCGGCTACGCCCCGCTGTGGTCCGTCGCCCGCGAGTCGGGGGTAGAAACCGTCCAGGTCACCGTAGACCAGGTGTCCGGCACCACCCAGCTCGATTCGCTGGGCCAAGCAATCAGCTCCGGCCTGCGAGTCGGGCTCGGAATCACCACCCCGCGCGCCACGGAGTGCGAGGTCATGGGCCAGATCGCCCGGCTGTGGGATGAACTCGGCCTCGACCCCGCGCTGCTGGACACCCAGGTGGACATCCACCCGCGGGGAGGCTTCCCCACGGGATCGCTTCTCGACGCCGCCCGGGCCTACCGCCTCGCCGCCGCGATCCGGCCCGCGGAGGCTCTTTCTTAACGGAGAAAACGCCGGGGAGGTGATGCTCACCACGGTGGGTGATGAATATAAGGTTATCCTCCATGGCCGTGTCCCCGCAGTCTCAGCAGTCTCAGCAGCCGGAGCTCCCGCCGGTGGGTCCCGCGTGGGCTGGCACCCTCATGGGCACCTCCATCTCGTCGACGCTGAGCCTCATTCACGGATGGACGTGGCTGGCCTATGGCTTTCTCGTCATCGCCACCGTTGTCCTCGTCGTGTTGAGTATGGGCTGGCTAAGACACCGCAACCCGGGTTTTCACCAGGAGTTCATGGGCCCGTGGGGCATGGTCGCCATGGGCGTGCTGGCACTGGGAGCTGCCTGGACCGGTGTCACTGGAATGTGGAGCTTCCAACTCATCGCCTACGCGATCGCCTTGCCGCTGGGCCTGATCACCTGCCTGTGGCAGCTGCGTAAGTTCTCTGGCGCCCCGACGTTCCTCTGGGGGCTTGGCTTGGTGGCTCCCATGGTCGCGGCGACCTCGGGCGGGCAGCTCTTTGCTGCGGGGGTGTTGCCACGGGCCTTCTGGGTGATCTCGGTGGGCTGTTTCGCCCTCAGCTTCCTCACGGCCGTGCCCACCTTCGCCCGGGTCTACCTCGCCCTCATTCGGCGAACGACCTCCATTCCCGCGAGCATGGCCGGAAGCACGTGGATTCCCCTGGGCATCGCCGGGCAGTCCACCGCCGCCGCCCAGGTCCTCTTTTTCGGCGACAAGGCAGCGGTCATCTACGGCACGACCTTCTTCGTCGTGGCCATACCCATGTTCATCTATGCCGCTTATCGATACTGGGGAGCTGCCTTCACGTGGGCCAACTATTCCCCGGCGTGGTGGGGCGCCACCTTCCCCATTGGCACGATGAGCCTGGGCTGCCACTACCTTTCCTTGGCCACCGGCCTGGGATGGTGGGATGCCCTCAGCAGGATTTTCCTCGCCCTGGTGATCATCCACCTCTCCCTCAACACAGTTCGGGCCCTTAAGACTGCATAGGCCAACTCGTGTTGACCGTCTTCGGGTCCTTGCCCTGGCCTTCTAGGTAGCGGGCGAAATCCTTCTGCCGCTCGTAGTAGCCCACCGCCTGCGTTTCCATGAGCTCATCCGAATCCATGGTTCCCAACTCCGGCCACTGCTTCACCTGCTTCCAGGCAATCCGCGCGGCAGCCAACGCATCGGAGGTGGCCTCATGCGCATTTTCTAGCCGCACGCCATAGTGCTCCGACAAATCAGTCAGCGTTCGACGCCCAGGGCGGTAGCGGTCCTTGATCTTGTCCACCACGAATGGATCAAACACCGGTCCGGTGACAGTGAAATCACCGGTGAGCTTGCGCAAGACCGTCAGATCGTAGCTGGCATTAAACACCACGAGGGTGAGGCCATCCGCCCAGGCCTGCCGAATGGCCTGCACCGTATCCGCGAGCACTTCATCGTGGGGGCGGCCCTCGGCCCGAGCCTTCTCCGTGGTGATGCCGTGAATCTTCGCGGCCCCCTCCGGGATCTCCACCCCCGGATCGGCGAGGTGCTCGACGGCGCTGACATCCCTGCCATCAATGCGCACGAGGGCAGAGGTAACAATGCGTGCCTCCAGGGGGTTGGCGGAGGTGGTTTCCAAGTCAAAAGACAGCATTCGGGTGGCGTCGAAGTTCATGCCACTCACCCTAGCTTGCGCCCCAGACATGAATAGGCGAACGCCGCTGCATGCGCTGCTAGCAGCAGCGCAATGATCCACCACACCTCCACCCAGGGCAGCTTCCACGTCGCACTGATGATGAAGGCAAGCAACCACGTCGCCACCAGATCAGTCAACGAGGGGCGTTTCCGGAGAGACAGCACCAGGCTGCCGATGAGAAACAGGGCCAATCCCCAACCGATGAGCGCTCCCATTTAGATCGACCCCCACAGTGCGTACGCAATGTCCTCGACCCCGAGGTCAGTGTCACCGACGACGTACACCGCCTTGTTCGTGGCGCGATCCACAATGAGTATCGAAGAATAGCCAAAGGTCCCGCCATTGTGGGCCCGCGAGCCGTCCTCGCGCACGACCCAAGCAACGTCGGGGACAGTAGCGTGGCGGGCATATCGGGCCATATCGGCGGCGGTGGACCGCAGGCCGCCGGCCGGGAGGTAACTATCCATCTCCCAGGGCTCGGCTTCGCGGCCCGCAGCATTAAAGCCGCGGGGAGCATCTGGGGGCACGGAGCCGAACGTCATGAGGTAGCTGTCATCCATCCCGCTGGGGCCGAGGACTACGTCGTGGAGCAATTCTTCATAGGTGGTTCCCGCTTCCATGGCGAGGAGGTGACCCAACAAGGCGCTTCCCAGATTGGAATAGTTAAACTCACCGCGCTGGGAAAGCTCACTATCGGCGACCTCGGCCAGCAGCTCGTCGCGAGTGTGACCAGCGTAAGGGTTCCCGGCAGTCATCTGTAGGTAGATATCGCGGAACACGTTGGTCTTTCCCAGCCGGGGGAGCCCAGAGGTGTGATCGGCCAGCTCCCGCAGGGTGACATCAGCAATAGGCGCGCCGGGGACGTCGATGATCTCCCCGACGGTCTGCGAAT is a window from the Corynebacterium testudinoris genome containing:
- a CDS encoding serine hydrolase domain-containing protein — its product is MRIVLSILAGLAVLAVAIVFGPSRVTVSDERTGDPALAALLAEHTQRGHHHLSAFTMVGDDTTFAGLGADENAEFEIGSITKTFTAELLARTDDSQTVGEIIDVPGAPIADVTLRELADHTSGLPRLGKTNVFRDIYLQMTAGNPYAGHTRDELLAEVADSELSQRGEFNYSNLGSALLGHLLAMEAGTTYEELLHDVVLGPSGMDDSYLMTFGSVPPDAPRGFNAAGREAEPWEMDSYLPAGGLRSTAADMARYARHATVPDVAWVVREDGSRAHNGGTFGYSSILIVDRATNKAVYVVGDTDLGVEDIAYALWGSI